From Micromonospora echinospora, one genomic window encodes:
- the ndk gene encoding nucleoside-diphosphate kinase produces the protein MSSISPDERTLVLIKPDAVRRGLVGEILSRFERKGLRIDALVSRTMDAALADEHYAEHVDKPFYPPLKDFMTGGPLVALVLSGDQVIDVVRGLIGATDGRRAAAGTIRGDLSLSNRENLVHASDSVDSAKREIALWFPELG, from the coding sequence GTGTCCAGCATCAGCCCGGACGAGCGCACGCTCGTACTGATCAAGCCTGACGCGGTCCGGCGCGGCCTGGTCGGCGAGATCCTCTCCCGTTTCGAGCGCAAGGGCCTGCGGATCGACGCCCTGGTGTCGCGGACGATGGACGCGGCGCTGGCCGACGAGCACTACGCCGAGCACGTCGACAAGCCGTTCTACCCGCCACTGAAGGACTTCATGACCGGCGGGCCGCTGGTCGCCCTGGTGCTCTCCGGCGACCAGGTGATCGACGTGGTGCGCGGGCTGATCGGCGCGACCGACGGACGCCGGGCCGCCGCCGGCACGATCCGGGGTGACCTGTCCCTGTCGAACCGGGAGAACCTGGTGCACGCCTCCGACTCGGTGGACAGCGCCAAGCGGGAGATTGCGCTCTGGTTCCCCGAGCTCGGCTGA
- a CDS encoding carboxymuconolactone decarboxylase family protein: MQARMNVAQVAPEAYRAVLGLEKYVRANVEHRVLELVKLRASMVNGCAFCVDMHSREALDAGESSRRLFAVAAWHDAPFFDERERAALALTDAVTRLGEHGVPDEVWDEATRVFAAKEVADLVLAIATINVWNRISVTTRTQPPTD; encoded by the coding sequence ATGCAGGCACGGATGAACGTGGCCCAGGTCGCGCCGGAGGCGTACCGGGCGGTACTCGGGCTGGAGAAGTACGTCCGCGCAAACGTCGAGCACCGGGTGCTGGAGCTGGTGAAGCTGCGCGCGTCGATGGTGAACGGCTGCGCCTTCTGCGTCGACATGCACAGCCGGGAGGCGCTCGACGCGGGCGAGTCAAGCCGTCGGCTGTTCGCGGTCGCCGCCTGGCACGACGCGCCCTTCTTCGACGAGCGGGAACGGGCCGCGCTGGCGCTCACCGACGCGGTCACCCGGCTCGGCGAGCACGGCGTACCGGACGAGGTGTGGGACGAGGCGACCCGGGTCTTCGCCGCGAAGGAGGTGGCCGACCTGGTCCTGGCCATCGCCACGATCAACGTCTGGAACCGGATCTCGGTGACCACCCGCACCCAGCCGCCCACCGACTGA
- the ileS gene encoding isoleucine--tRNA ligase, which produces MAYPLHDATAAGVPASPDLPAVERRVLEHWTADKTFEASVETRSAGENGKNEYVFYDGPPFANGLPHYGHLFTGYVKDVVPRYQTMRGRRVERRFGWDCHGLPAEVVAEKQLGITSKAEILDLGVARFNEACRTSVLEFTHDWERYVTRQARWVDFANDYKTLDLDYMESVMWAFKTLHDKGLVYEGFRVLAYCWRCETPLSNTETRMDDVYRDRHDPTLSVWFALTPDETAPELVRGPVRLGVWTTTPWTLPSNLALAVGPDIEYAVLERDGERYVVGAARLGAYAKELEEYELLGTVRGADLVGRFYTPLYDFLVEQAGPNAYQVLGAEFVTTEDGTGIVHLAPAFGEDDQNTCNAAGIPTVVTVDDHTRFTALVPPYQGEQVFDVNKPVIRELKERGVVLKQDTYTHSYPHCWRCDTPLVYKAVSSWFVAVTRFKDRMVELNQQINWTPGHIKDGSFGKWLANARDWSISRNRFWGSPIPVWKSDDPNYPRVDVYGSLADIERDFGVRLTDLHRPAVDELVRPNPDDPTGKSVMRRVPEVLDCWFESGSMPFAQVHYPFENADWFEHHYPGDFIVEYIGQTRGWFYTMHVLATALFDRPAFRNCLSHGILLGSDGRKMSKSLRNYPDVYHVFDSYGSDAMRWMLMSSPVLRGGDMPVTEAGIRDSVRQVLLPLWNVWYFFSLYANAAGHTARRRTDSTHLLDRYVLAKTNELVATVGAQMDAYDISGACATVRSYLDALTNWYVRRSRDRFWSGDADAFDTLWTVLETLCRVVAPLAPLTAEEIWRGLTGERSVHLTDWPSADEFPADHDLVAAMDATRDVCSAALSLRKAKGLRVRLPLARLTVASPAAAALRPFGDLVADEVNVKAVEFTDAVASYCQQVLTVVPRALGPRVGKQVQQVIKAVKAGEWELVDGAPVAAGVTLAEGEYELRLVAADAEHSAPLPAGEGVVVLDTAVTPELAAEGLARDVVRVVQQARRDADLDVSDRITLVLSASDEVRTAVSAYRDFVAGEVLAESVDFADAVDGFTGEVGEGDRVTVAVRRV; this is translated from the coding sequence ATGGCCTATCCGTTGCACGACGCGACCGCCGCCGGTGTCCCGGCGAGCCCGGACCTGCCCGCGGTCGAGCGCCGGGTCCTGGAGCACTGGACGGCCGACAAGACCTTCGAAGCGTCCGTCGAGACCCGCTCCGCCGGCGAGAACGGGAAGAACGAGTACGTCTTCTACGACGGCCCGCCGTTCGCCAACGGCCTGCCGCACTACGGCCACCTCTTCACCGGCTACGTCAAGGACGTGGTGCCGCGCTACCAGACCATGCGTGGGCGGCGGGTGGAGCGGCGCTTCGGCTGGGACTGCCACGGCCTGCCCGCCGAGGTGGTCGCCGAGAAGCAGCTCGGCATCACCAGCAAGGCGGAGATCCTCGACCTGGGCGTGGCCCGGTTCAACGAGGCGTGCCGCACCTCGGTGCTGGAGTTCACCCACGACTGGGAGCGGTACGTCACCCGCCAGGCCCGCTGGGTCGACTTCGCCAACGACTACAAGACCCTCGACCTGGACTACATGGAAAGTGTCATGTGGGCCTTCAAGACCCTGCACGACAAGGGTCTGGTCTACGAGGGCTTCCGGGTGCTGGCGTACTGCTGGCGGTGCGAGACGCCGCTGTCGAACACCGAGACCCGGATGGACGACGTCTACCGGGACCGGCACGACCCGACCCTGTCGGTCTGGTTCGCGCTGACCCCCGACGAGACCGCCCCGGAGCTGGTGCGCGGCCCGGTGCGGCTGGGCGTCTGGACCACCACGCCGTGGACCCTGCCGTCGAACCTGGCCCTGGCCGTCGGCCCGGACATCGAGTACGCGGTACTGGAACGCGACGGAGAGCGGTACGTGGTGGGCGCGGCGCGGCTCGGCGCGTACGCCAAGGAACTGGAGGAGTACGAGCTCCTCGGTACGGTGCGCGGCGCGGATCTGGTGGGGCGGTTCTACACCCCGCTCTACGACTTCCTGGTCGAGCAGGCCGGGCCGAACGCGTACCAGGTCCTCGGCGCGGAGTTCGTCACCACCGAGGACGGCACCGGGATCGTGCACCTGGCCCCGGCCTTCGGTGAGGACGACCAGAACACCTGCAACGCCGCCGGCATCCCGACCGTCGTCACCGTCGACGACCACACCCGGTTCACCGCGCTGGTCCCGCCGTACCAGGGTGAGCAGGTCTTCGACGTCAACAAGCCGGTGATCCGGGAGCTGAAGGAGCGGGGGGTGGTGCTGAAGCAGGACACCTACACCCACTCCTACCCGCACTGCTGGCGCTGTGACACCCCGCTGGTCTACAAGGCGGTGTCGTCCTGGTTCGTCGCGGTGACCCGGTTCAAGGACCGGATGGTCGAACTGAACCAGCAGATCAACTGGACCCCGGGGCACATCAAGGACGGCTCGTTCGGCAAGTGGCTGGCCAACGCCCGGGACTGGTCGATCAGCCGGAACCGGTTCTGGGGCTCGCCGATCCCGGTGTGGAAGTCCGACGACCCGAACTACCCCCGGGTCGACGTGTACGGCTCCCTGGCCGACATCGAGCGGGACTTCGGCGTACGCCTGACCGACCTGCACCGGCCGGCGGTGGACGAGCTGGTCCGCCCCAACCCGGACGACCCGACCGGGAAGTCCGTGATGCGCCGGGTGCCGGAGGTGCTGGACTGCTGGTTCGAGTCCGGCTCGATGCCGTTCGCCCAGGTGCACTACCCGTTCGAGAACGCCGACTGGTTCGAGCACCACTACCCGGGCGACTTCATCGTCGAGTACATCGGGCAGACCCGGGGCTGGTTCTACACCATGCACGTGCTGGCCACCGCGTTGTTCGACCGGCCGGCGTTCCGCAACTGCCTCAGCCACGGCATCCTGCTCGGCTCGGACGGCCGGAAGATGTCCAAGAGCCTGCGCAACTACCCGGACGTGTACCACGTCTTCGACTCGTACGGGTCGGACGCGATGCGCTGGATGCTGATGTCCTCGCCGGTGCTGCGCGGCGGGGACATGCCGGTGACCGAGGCGGGCATCCGGGACTCCGTCCGGCAGGTGCTGCTGCCGCTCTGGAACGTCTGGTACTTCTTCTCGCTCTACGCCAACGCCGCCGGGCACACCGCCCGTCGCCGCACGGATTCCACCCACCTGCTCGACCGGTACGTGCTGGCGAAGACGAACGAGCTGGTCGCCACGGTCGGCGCGCAGATGGACGCGTACGACATCTCGGGGGCCTGCGCCACCGTGCGGTCGTACCTGGACGCGCTGACCAACTGGTACGTGCGGCGCTCGCGGGACCGGTTCTGGTCCGGCGACGCCGACGCCTTCGACACGCTCTGGACGGTGCTGGAGACGCTCTGCCGGGTGGTCGCGCCGCTGGCGCCGTTGACGGCGGAGGAGATCTGGCGCGGGCTGACCGGTGAGCGGTCGGTCCACCTGACCGACTGGCCGTCGGCCGACGAGTTCCCGGCCGACCACGACCTGGTCGCGGCGATGGACGCCACCCGGGACGTGTGCTCGGCGGCGCTGTCCCTGCGCAAGGCGAAGGGGCTGCGGGTCCGGCTGCCGCTGGCGAGGCTCACCGTCGCCTCGCCGGCCGCCGCCGCGCTGCGTCCCTTCGGCGACCTGGTCGCCGACGAGGTCAACGTCAAGGCGGTGGAGTTCACCGACGCGGTGGCCTCCTACTGCCAGCAGGTGCTGACCGTGGTGCCCCGGGCGCTCGGCCCCCGGGTCGGCAAGCAGGTGCAGCAGGTCATCAAGGCGGTCAAGGCGGGGGAGTGGGAACTGGTCGACGGCGCCCCGGTTGCGGCCGGGGTCACCCTCGCCGAGGGTGAGTACGAGCTGCGTCTGGTCGCCGCCGACGCGGAGCACTCCGCGCCGCTGCCCGCCGGTGAGGGGGTGGTGGTGCTGGACACCGCCGTCACCCCGGAACTGGCCGCCGAGGGGCTGGCCCGGGACGTCGTCCGGGTGGTGCAGCAGGCCCGCCGGGACGCCGACCTGGACGTGTCGGACCGGATCACGCTGGTGCTGTCCGCCTCGGACGAGGTCCGGACGGCGGTGTCGGCGTACCGCGACTTCGTCGCCGGGGAGGTGCTGGCGGAGTCCGTGGACTTCGCCGACGCGGTCGACGGGTTCACCGGCGAGGTCGGCGAGGGCGACCGGGTGACGGTGGCCGTACGCCGGGTGTGA